GGGATGTACCACAAGAGCAAAAATACATTTTTAATTTCCTAGCAAATGAGCTAGAGCCATTAAAACCAAATCAATTATCGCTATCTTCTATTAGTATTGAAGATGAGCCACGCACAGGCAAATGGCTTGTTCGCGCATTTTTCCGTTCTTCATTAGCTGAAGCGATTGAGCTTGGTGAAATCGAATTATTCATTATGGATAAAAATGATGAGCTAATAGCATCTAAAAAATTCGATTTTAAAGCACTTGGCACAATTCCAGCTGAGAGTGCACGTCCATGGGTATTTGAATTTGAAAAATCAACTATTAAAGTAGACGAAGTACCAGAAGACGGTTGGAAAATCGCCTTTAACCTTGTCTCATTACGTGGTCACCAATTAGAATTAGACCCTTCATGGGAGCAACAATTACCAGCAGCGCAAAAAGAAGAGCTTGCAAAAATCGTGAATACATTACCAAAGTTAGGCGAAACGGAAGTTAACTTCACTGGTCTACAAGCAAAACTTGCTGATAATGGTAACCTAAATGTTTCAATCTTTATCCGTAATGGTCACAATAAAGCGATTAATTTAGAGCAATTACCGTTAGAAATTATCGATGCAACAGGTAAACAAATCGCAAAAGGTTCCTTTACAATGGATCCAATCCTGACTGTCCAACCGAACTCAACAAAACCTTGGACATTCATCTTCCCAGCTGAACTTGTTGATGCTCAACAAGCTGATCTTTCTCGCTGGACAGCACGAGTAACTCAATAATATTAATAAAATCCTTCTTTCTAATAGAAAGAAGGATTTTTTAGTGTAAACAAACCGTCATTCTATCTAAAAAAGCGATTTTTGCGCAATGCAAAAATCGCCTCGTTATTATTTCACTGAATCGAATCGTTTATAAGCTACTAATCTAGTTGACCAATAAGAGTAGGTAACATCCGAAAGTTCTACACCATCCGTACCTGCGTGGATAAATTTATTGTTACCAAGGTAAATACCCATATGAGAAATGCCTTCTTTATACGTATTTTCAAAAAATACTAAATCTCCTGGCACAGGATTTTTTACTTGCGTTGTACTGCTACTGAAATAGCCCTCGCTGCTATCTCTCCCTATTTTCAAACCGCCTTGATTGAAAGCATAAAAAATAAATCCACTGCAATCAAGACCTTCTGGTGTGTTTCCGCCATAAAGATACGGTGTTCCAATTAATTTATTAGCCATTTCCACCGTTTTTTTGTATATAGCTTGTCCATTCGCTGTAGGATCTTGATTCGTTACTTTTGATGGCGTCCCCGTATCTGAAGTCACATTGTTATGTATTGTATCACCCTCGGGTATAACAGCTACTGGAGAAATTTTTAACACTTGTCCAATATAAATCGTGTCGTTCTCTATTCCGTTCCAGTCTTTAAGCTCTTTTAATGTCACATTGTATTGCTTTGCTATTTTTGAAAGTGTATC
The genomic region above belongs to Lysinibacillus sp. FSL W8-0992 and contains:
- a CDS encoding C40 family peptidase, producing the protein MLKSQKWRILALSTIATSFFAIQTAEAATYTVQKGDTLSKIAQTHQVTIQDIKKWNNLSKDTIYVAQKLEITKQAATETVKPSKPTTDTVKPSNPTTTTPSKPSTAVHTVIKGDTLSKIAKQYNVTLKELKDWNGIENDTIYIGQVLKISPVAVIPEGDTIHNNVTSDTGTPSKVTNQDPTANGQAIYKKTVEMANKLIGTPYLYGGNTPEGLDCSGFIFYAFNQGGLKIGRDSSEGYFSSSTTQVKNPVPGDLVFFENTYKEGISHMGIYLGNNKFIHAGTDGVELSDVTYSYWSTRLVAYKRFDSVK
- a CDS encoding accessory Sec system S-layer assembly protein; protein product: MGLFSFFKKSDKIVQENTIDSKDLLGKVSTNKGDNRDVVTKLSFHPEWDVPQEQKYIFNFLANELEPLKPNQLSLSSISIEDEPRTGKWLVRAFFRSSLAEAIELGEIELFIMDKNDELIASKKFDFKALGTIPAESARPWVFEFEKSTIKVDEVPEDGWKIAFNLVSLRGHQLELDPSWEQQLPAAQKEELAKIVNTLPKLGETEVNFTGLQAKLADNGNLNVSIFIRNGHNKAINLEQLPLEIIDATGKQIAKGSFTMDPILTVQPNSTKPWTFIFPAELVDAQQADLSRWTARVTQ